One Actinomycetospora corticicola genomic window, CGCTTCGGGCCCTCCTCGTTCGGCATCTACGACGCGTTCCCCGACGACGACGGCCGCCGGACCCATCTGTCCGGCGCCGTCGCCCAGGCCCTCCAGGACAACACCGGGGTGCTGTTCACCGCGCCGAGCATCGAGCCGGTGGACGTCATCGCGGAAAAGTCACCGATCTGACCGACCCACCGTCGTCCCAGGCCGACGCGGTCACCAGGTCTGTGCGGAGTGACGTCGAGGACCGTTGCACGATGAGGAGAAGACGTGAGCAGAGTAGAGGACGAGGCGACCGGGGCGCCGACGTGGACAGCCGGCGCGGTCGGGGTACTTCGAGGGCTGGTCGGCTCCGGCGGCCCTCGCCGCGGCGGGTCTGACGGACCCGGGCGGTGGCTGGTCGTGACCGTGTACCGCACACCGCAGGACGTCCAGACCCAAGTCGAGGGCTCTGGCCCGTTGAGTCGGATGCGCAGCGAGGTCGAGGTGACCGTGGGCGCCGCGCCGGGTGACAAGGGCACCGAACTGGCGGCCAGGCCGACGGCTCCCGACGGCGGGTCGGTCGAGTTGCGTCGCGCGGTCCGCGCGGCGCTGCGGGAGACCAAGTCGGTCCTGGAGTGCGGCGAGGTCGTCGAACCGTCCCGGCCGGGGTCGAGCCACCCCGGACCGGCCGGACAACTGCTGCGCGCGGTCACCGCGCGGGCCTGGGGAGAGGGGCGACTGTGAAGGCACTGTGCTGGGAGGGCGTCAACAAGCTCGCGGTCGAGCGGGTCCCCGACCCACGGATCCAGAACGCCGGCGACGTGATCGTGAAGGTCCGCTACACCACCTCGTGCGGGTCGGACCTGCACCTGCTCGGCGGCTACATCCCGGCCATGGAGGCCGGCGACGTGATCGGGCACGAGTTCACGGGCGAGATCGTCGAGATCGGCCCGGAGGTCACGAAGCACTCCGTGGGCGACCGGGTCGTAGTGGTGTCCTTCATCGGCTGCGGCACCTGCTGGTACTGCGACAACGACCTGTGGTCGCTGTGCGACAACACCAACACCAACCCCGGTATCGGCCAGGCCCTGTGGGGCTACGAGCCCGGTGGCATCTTCGGCTACTCCCACGCCATGGGCGGCTTCATGGGCAGCCACGCCGAGTACGTCCGGGTCCCGTTCGCCGACCAGGGGGCGTTCACCGTCCCCGAGGAGGTCGACGACCTCTCCGCGGTGTTCGCCTCCGACGGGGTCCCCACCGGCTGGATGGGCGCGCACCTCGGCGGCGTGCAGCCCGGGGACACCGTCGCGGTGTGGGGCGCCGGAGGCGTCGGCCAGATGGCCGCCCGCGCCGCCACGCTGCTCGGCGCCGAGCAGGTCATCGTCATCGACCGGCTCCCCGAGCGGCTCGCGATGACCAAGAAGCACGTCGGGGTGGAGACGATCGACTACAGCCGCACCGACGTCGGCGCCGAACTCCGGGAACGCACTGGCGGCCGCGGCCCCGACGTGTGCATCGAAGCGGTCGGCCAGGAGGCCCACACCACCGGCCCGGCGTACCTCTACGACTACGTCAAGCAGCAGCTGCGTCTGGAGAACGACCGTCCGCTCGCGATCCGTGAGGCGATCATGGCCTGCCGCAAGGGCGGGTCGGTGTTCTCTCTCGGAGTGTTCGCCGGCCTGGTCGACAAGTTTCCCCTCGGGGCCCTGATGAACAAGGGCCTCACGCTGCGCGGTGCTCAGCAGCACGGGCAGCGCTACCTGCCGATGCTGCTCGACCGCATGGCCAAGGGTGAGATCACCACCAGCCACCTCGCCACCCACGTCATGTCCCTCGACGACGGACCCCGCGGCTACGACATCTTCAAGAACAAGGAAGACGGCTGCGTCCGCGCCGTCTTCCAACCCTGAGGCCTCGGCTTCAGAGCCGTCGAGCCGCGCCGAGCGGCGAGGCCCGACGGGTTACGGTCGGTCCGGGCCACCGGACTGACGTGCAGCCGGAGCCGCGTCGAGCAGGTCGAGCGCGAGGAGTCGGTCGTGGTGGTCGAGATCGTTGCGGTGGTCGCCGGACTGGTGGCGCTCACGGCGATGGTTCGGGCCGGGGCACGTCGGATCGGTGTCCCGGACCCGATCGCGCTGCTGGTGGTGGGCGCCGCGGTGTCGTGGGTGCCCGGCGTCCCGCCGCTGCGCATCGACCCGGACCTGGTGCTGGTCGTCCTGCTCCCGCTGCTGCTCTACTGCGCGGCGTTCGCCGCGTCACTGCCGGCGTTCCGGCGGCACATACGGCCGATCCTGTTGCTCTCGGTCGGCCTGACGATCGTGTCGGCGCTGGCGGTCGGGGTCGTGGCCTCGGCCGTGGTGCCCGGCCTGGGGTTCGCCGCGGCGTGTGCGCTCGGGGCTGCCGTCGCGCCGCCGGACGCCGTCGCCGCGACCGCGGTCGCGCGCGGGATCCGCCTGCCGAGACGGGTCGAGGCGCTGCTCGAGGGCGAGAGCCTGTTCAACGACGCCGCCGCGCTCACCGTGCTCACGGTGGCCGTCGCCGCGGCCACCGGCGAGGGCCTGACCTTCGCCCAGGCGAGCGGGCAGTTCCTGCTCAGCGCCCTGGGCGGGCTCGTCATCGGTGGACTCGTCGCCGCGGTCATGGCCTGGGTGCGCCGGCGGGTCCGCAACCCCTACACCGACGTCGTGGTCTTCCTGGTCGCCCCGTTCGCGGCCTATCTGCCCGCCGACGTGGTGGGCGCCTCCGGCCTGGTGGCGGTGGTCTGCACCGGGCTCTACCTCGGCCACCGCGCGACGACGATCATGGAGCCCGGAGCCCGCGTCGTGACCGGGTCGGTCCGGACCGCGGTGTCCTGGCTCCTCGAGGGCATCGTCTTCCTGCTGGTCGGGCTGAAGCTGCGCGACGTGATCGCCGGGCTCGCCTCGACCCCGCTCGCCGTCGTGATCACGTCATCGGTCGCGGTCGTGATCACCTTGGTCGTCGTCCGTGTCGTGTGGCTGGCCCTCACCGAACAGGCCATACCCGCCGCTCTCGGGCACCGGAGCGCGACCTGGGGTGAGTCGACGTTGACCGCGTGGGCCGGGATGCGGGGCGCGGTGTCCCTGGCCGCGGTCCTGACCCTGCCGCTGGTGATGCCCGACGGGCAGGCCTTCCCACAGCGCGACCTGATCGTCTTCCTCACCTTCGTGGTCATCCTGGCGACGCTGCTCGGTCAGGGACTGACCCTCCCCCTGCTGGCGCGCCGGCTCGCCGGCGGCGGGTCGGAAGTGGCCACCGAGGCACGGCAGGAAGCACACGCGCGACGCGAAGCGGCCGACGCCGCGCTGGCCTGTCTCGAAGACATGGAACAGGACGACCGCGGCGGCGACGAGGTCGTCGACCAGCTCCGCCGCCGCGTGCAGAACCGCAGGCACGACGCCGACGAACAGCTCGCCGCCCTCGAATCGCCGTCCCACACCGACGGCGCCGGCACCGCCGACTCCGACCCGCAAGCTTTCCTCGAACCGCGCGCGGCGACCGACAACGGGCAGCAGGAACTCCCCCGCGACACCTACCGGCGCTACGGCCAAGCCATGATCACCGCCGAGAGAAGCCGCCTGCTCTCCCTCCGCGACGAAGGAAACCTCACCGAGGCCGCCTTCAACCGCATCCAACGCGAACTCGACCTCGAGCAGGCCGCGCTTCTCGTGCGCTGAACACCCGACATCGGTCTCAGCGCAGAACCGCCTCGGCTCCGCGGCGGGGGCGAGCGCCAGCCGCTGATCGGACGGTTGCACACCCATGCCTCGTACTTCTCACCCTCGACGGGGAAATTGAAGACGATGGCTGACATTCTGTTCGTGATGACTGGCATCGAGGGATTCACGTCCGCGCCGACAGGACGCCGCGCCGACCGCCCGACGGTCCGAGGGAACCTCGACCAGCACGGCGCCGAATTGCGAGTCGCCGTACTGCCTCACCTACCGCGAGACTGAAGGATGGGCGTATGACCGAGACGATGCGTGCCGTTGCCTACCGTCGTCCTGGGGGCGCGGATGTGTTCGAGGATGTCGAGGTGCCCGTCCCCGCCCCCGGCCCGAGAGACCTCGTTGTCGCGGTGCGGGCCGTGTCGGTCAACCCGGTCGACATCGAGCTCCGCGCGGGAAAGGACCCTGGAGGCGAGCCCCACATCCTGGGCTACGACGCGGCAGGGGTCGTCAGGGGAGTCGGCGCGGAGGTCGAGATGTTCAGCCCCGGCGACGAGGTCTACTACTCCGGCTCGACCGCGCGGGCAGGAACCGACGCGCAGGTTCACGTGGTGGACGAGCGGATCGTCGGGCCCAAACCGCGCACCCTGTCCTTCGCCGAGGCGGCCGCGCTCCCGCTCACCACCATCGTGGCGTGGGAGACCCTGTTCGACCGCTTCGGCGTCGACGCCGACTCCACCGGCACGCTTGTCGTGATCGGGGCCGCCGGCGGGGCCGGCTCGATGGTCATCCAGCTCGCTCGCGCGCTGACCGGGCTCACCGTGATCGGAACCGCGTCGCGTCCGGAGTCGCAGCAGTGGGCGCGCGACCTCGGCGCCCACCACGTCGTCGACCACTCGGGCGACCTCGGCGAGGCCGTGGCCGCCGTCGCGCCCGACGGTGTCGACCTCGTGTTCTCCTCACGCACCGGCGGGATGATCGAGACCTACGAGCGGATGCTTCGCCCCGGAGGCGCGATCTGCGCGATCGACGGGCCCGAAGGGCTCGAGCTGCTGCCGTTGAAGAACAAGAGCATCACCTTTCACTGGGAGCTCATGTTCACCCGCCCGCTCTACGCCCCCGACGACATGGTCGTGCAGCACAACCTCCTCGAGACCGTCGCCGGGCTCGTCGACGCCGGAACGCTACGAACCACGCTCACCTGCGAGGTCGGCCCCCTCGATGCCACCACCCTGCGGCAGGCCCACGAGCTGGTGGAGGCCGGGCACATGGTCGGCAAGGTGGTGCTCACCGTCGACAGCTGACCGGACCCCCGGGCACCACAGCGCGTGGCACCAGCAGGCCGACGCCGCCCACGAGACCCGCGCCGACCCCGCTCCGCGTCGTGGTCGTGTCCTCGGCGCCGCCTGCCGTCCTTCGGAGACGATGGAGATCTCAGCGGGTCCGCCTCGGACCGTCTTCAGCACGAACTCGAGCAGGCCGCGCTGCTTGTGCGGTGAAGGTCCGGGTTGGTGACAGGACAAGGCCCCACCTCGCGGATCGAACTGACGACGCGACGAGTGCGTCATCCCGCTGATCAGTCCCGCCGACCGCTCACCCGATGAAGTCGTCCACCGTCAGCGGCAACGAACGCACGCGCCGACCGGTGGCGTGATATGCGGCGTTGGCGATGGCTGCGGCCGACCCGACGATCCCGATCTCGCCGATGCCCTTGGTGCCCATCGGGTTGACGTAGGGGTCCTGCTCGTCGATCCAGTCGATCTCCATGGAGTTGACGTCGGCGTTGGAAACGACGTGGTAGTTCGCCAGGTCACGGTTGACGACGTGGCCGGTGCGCGGGTCGAGCACGCTCTGCTCGTGCAGGGCCATCGACAGGCCCATCGTCATGCCCCCCAGGAACTGCGACCGCCCCAACGTCGGATTGACGATGCGTCCTGCTGCGAATACGCCGAGCATCCGTGGCACTCGGATTTCGCCGGTGTCGGCGTGGACCGCGATTTCGACGAAATGCGCTCCGTACGCCGACATCGCGTACTGGTCACCATAGGCGTTGTCGGGCATGGCCCCGTCGGCCTCGGCGCCGTCCTCGGGGTCGGAGCCCCACTTGTCGCGGAAGCGGTCGGCGGTGTCGGCGATGGTCGCGCCCCACGAGCCCGTGCCCGAGGACCCGCCGGCCAGCGATGCGGTCGGTAGCGCCGTGTCGCCGATCTCGACGTCGACGACCTCGGCGGGCACGCCGAGCGCGTCGGCGGCGATCTGGGTGAGGACGGTGCGTGCTCCGGTGCCGATGTCGGCGGCGGCGATCTCGACCTCGTAGCGCCCGGTGGCGCCGAGGGCGGGGTCGAGCGAGGGGTCGTGGTGGAAGCGGATGACCGCGGTGGACCCGGGCATGGTGTTGACCGGGTAGCTGGAACCAGCCACCCCCGTGCCGTGCCACCAGCCGTCGACGAGGCGGGCGCGGGGCTGCGGGTCGCGATGTGACCAGGCGAAGCGCTCGGCGCCGCGTCGCAGGCAGGCGACGAGGTTACGGCTGGAGAACGGCAGCCCCGACTCGGGGCTGACCGTTGGCTCGTTGCGCACCCGCAGTTCGACGGGGTCGAGGCCGGCGACGACGGCGAGCTCGTCCATGGCGACCTCGGCGGCGAAACTGCCCGGAGCCTCGCCGGGCGCTCGCATCCACGAAGCCATCCCGACGTCGAGCGGGACCAGGCGGTGGGTGGTGCGCCGGTTGGGGGTGGCGTACATCGAGCGGCTGTAGGTCGCGGTCTGCTCGGCGAACTCCTTGTACCGGGCGGTCTGCTCGACGACGTCGTGCGTGATCGCGGTCAGCGTCCCGTCGGCCTCGGCGCCGAGCGCGACGTGCTGGATGGTCGGTGTCCGGTACCCGACCAGGTCGAACATCTGCTGGCGGGTCAGCGCGTACTTCACCGCGCGGCCGGGCACGGCCATCGCGGCGAGGGTGGCCAGCACGGTGTTGGCGTGCAGGTTGCCCTTGGAGCCGAACCCGCCGCCGACGTGCGGGGCGATCACGGTGACCGCGTCGGCGTCGAGACCGAAGAGGCTCATGACGGCTTTGCGGGTGGTGACCACGCCCTGGGTCGACTCGAACAGCGTCAGCCGCCCGCCCTCGGCGTCCCAGGTCGCGATCGTGGTGTGCGGCTCGAGGGGATTGTTGTGGGTCATCGCCGTGGTGTAGGTCTGGCGCACCGTGTACTCGGCGGCGGCGAGAGCGGCGTCCGGATCGCCGACACTCTCATCGGTCGCGAACGCCGGGTTGACCACGTCCGGGGCGTAGAGATCGGGCGAGTGCTCGTCGAGCGACGCCACGTGGGTGTCCTGGTCGTAGGCCACGGCCACGAGCTCGGCGGCCTGGCGGGCGATCTCGGATCCCTCGGCGAGCACCCCGGCCACGTACTGGCCGCGGAACCCGACCTCGGGGGTCTGCAGGACCGACCACTCGGCGTCCGAGGTGTCCGCGAGCCGGACTGCGTTCTCGTGGGTGATCACGGCCACGACACCGTCGAGGGCCTCGGCCGCCGAGGCGTCGATCGCGGTGATCCGGCCCCGGGCGATCGTCGACTGCACCGGGTGCAGGTACAGCGGCCGGACCACGGGGTACTCGAAGGCGTAGCGGGCGGTGCCGGCGACCTTCTGGGGGCCCTCGATGCGGGGGTGGGAGGTGCCCATCGACTGTGCGGTGATGCTCATGCGGATTCTCCGGAGACGCCGTCGGTCGCAGACGGGTCCTGGGCCAGGCGGCGCAGGGCCGCGGTCACGGTCCCGGCCACCAGCGGGATCTTGAAGGCGTTACCGCCGGCCGGGCTCTCGACGGGTCGCGCGCTCTCGAGTTCGGCCTCCGCGGCGGCGCGGAAGTTCTCCTCGGTCGCCGGGCGCCCGCGCAGCGCCTCCTCGGCACGGTGCGCGCGCCACGGCATGTGCGCGACCCCGCCGAGGGCGAGGCGCACGTCGGCGACGACCGGCCCGTCGGGGGTGCGGTCGACCTCGAGCGCGGCCGCCACCGAGACGAGCGCGAACGCGTAGGACGCCCGGTCGCGGACCTTGTAGTAGGTGGAGTTGGTGGCGATCGGCGCGGGCGGGAGGTCGACGGCGGTGATGAGCTCGCCGTGGCGCAGGACGGTGTCGCGGGTCGGGTCGTCGCCGGGAAGCCGGTAGAACTCCCCGATCGGGATCGTGCGCTCGCCCTCGGGGCCGAGGACCTGCACCCGGGCGTCGAGCATCGACATCGCCACGGCCATGTCCGACGGGTGGGTGGCGATGCAGCGCTGCAGGCCTTCGTCGTCCTCGGCGGCGCCGAGGATCGCGTGGTATCGCGCCCATCCTCCGAGCGCCGAGCACGGCTCGTCGAGTGATCGCTTCGTGCACGGTGTGGTGCGGTCCTGGAAGTAGGCGCAGCGGGTGCGCTGGAGCAGGTTGCCGCCGGTGGTGGCCATGTTGCGCAGCTGGCCCGACGCGCCCTGCAGCAGCGCCTCGGCAAGCGCCGGGTACTCGGCGCGCACCCGGGGGTGCGCGGCGAGGTCGGAGTTGCGGACCGCGGCTCCGATCCGCAGGCCTCCCTCCTGCCCGTCGTCGCCGTCCACATCGGTGATCCGGTCGGAGGTCAGGCCGGTGACGTCGACGAGCGTGCTCGGCGCCGCGATGCCCAGCTTGAGGTGGTCGACGAGGTTGGTGCCGCCGGCGAGGAACATCGCCTCCCGGTCGGCGGTCACCGAGGCGACGGCGCCGTCGGCGTCGTCGGCGCGGGTGTAGGTGAAGGGCCTCACCGGAGGGCTCCATCCTGCGCGGCGTGCGCGTTCTCGATCGCGGTGACGATGTTGGCGTACGCGGCGCAGCGGCAGAGGTTGCCGCTCATGCGTTCGGCGATCTCGGCGCGGTCGAGTCGGGGCGGGGCGGCCACGTCGGTCGCCGCGGCGCTCGGGTGACCGTTGTCGACCTCTCCGAGCATCCCGACCGCCGAGGTGATCTGGCCCGGGGTGCAGTAGCCGCACTGGTAGGCGTCGGCGTCCAGGAACGCCTGCGCCATCGCGTGCCGCTCCCCTTCCGGGGCGAGCCCGTCGGCGGTGACGACCTCGTCGCCGTCGTGGGCGACGGCGAGCGAGAGACACGCCAGGGTGCGCCGACCGTTCAGCAGGACCGTGCACGAACCGCACTGGCCGTGATCACAACCCTTCTTGACGCTCGTGACGTCGAGGTGTTCGCGGAGGGCATCGAGCACGGTGGTCCGGGAATCGATCGTCAGCGACCGCTCCCGACCGTCGACGGTCAGCGTGATCGAGGCTTTCAAGATGAGGGCTCCCCACTGCCTGCTCCGGCTAGTTGTCCGCTCGCCCGAACGGGCGCACCGGTGCGGCCCACACGCCCTGCTGTACGGAAACCGAAGATCCCGGACGCCAGCGCCGGCCACAATCGGCGACCACACTAGGAGCCACCACCCGAAGCTCCGAGACGATTCCGGCCCCGGACTCGAGCCGGAATCGGCCGTCCCCACGCCGCCGCCGCTCGACCACGCCGGGTAACACGAGCGCGCCCGATTCCGCACCGCTGCCACAGCCGGATGCGGCCCCCGCGCGACCGACCCGTTGCCCACTGACTGACGCCCTTCGCCCCCGTGGGATCAAACTGCTGCGGTCGGACTGCACGCGACTACGCCCACGACCACCTGGAGCGACCGGGCCCCTCGGCTGACGAGTGTCGCGACCGTGACACACCGGTCGTCGGGAAGGAGGCAGACCCGCTCCTCGGGCCGCCCGAGACTCCCCGCATGACCGTCCGTGTCGCCGTCCTGCTCGGGCTGGCGCTCGTCCTGCTGACGTCGTGCACCTACTACACGGCTCGCCGGGCCGGACGCCACGGTGGCGCTCTCGACCGGGCGGTATGGCCTGGTGATGATCGGGCTCGACGGGTCGGTGTGGGTGCGCGGGCGACTCGAGGGACGGCCCCCGGGTGACTGCGGACGCGCCTGCACCCTGACCCCGGTACAGGAGCTACCCGCCGGGTCCGCCGTCACGACGGCGGGTCCGGCCGGGGTCCGGGTCCGGACCGCCGACGGCACCGTGTTGATGCGGGACCACGAGGGACTCAGCGGCGGTGAGGTCGGCCCCCGGGGGTGGACGCCCGTCCCGGACCTGACCGGCGCCGCCATGGTGGCCCACGGGGACCAGCACCTGCTGCTGCTCACCCCGGACGGCCGGGTGCGCGCGAAGGGCTTCAACGCCCACGGGCAGCTGGGGTTCTAGAGCGGCGCCTCGTCGGCGGCCCCGAGCCCATCTACCGACGCACGACGAAGCAGGAGCCCGACGATGTCCACCAACCGCTCGACGGTGTCCCACCCACCCGGCACGACCCAGGGGTCCCAGGCCGCTCGGAACCGACGCGCCAGCCGCCGGGCGCTGTGGTGGAGCAGCGGGACCGCCCTCGGCGCCGCCACGATCGCCGCCACGGTCTGGCTCGCCGACCACAAGGACCCGCAGACCGGCTCCTGGACGTGGACGCTGCTGCTGATCGTCCTGGGCCTGATCGTCGTCGCCGTGCTGCGCGCCACCGTGGGAGTGCGCGCCGACGAGGTCGCGTGGAGCGCGGCCCTCGCCGATCTACTCGCCCAGCACGGCCAGCCGTCGGAGGAGCCCGCCGACGCCGTCCTTGGCATCGAGTGGTCACTGCAGGGGCTGTCCCTCGCCGACGGCCCGCGCGCCGTCGGCATGCTCCCGAGGATTCTCGGGTCCGACGGCGCGATCACAGTCCTCCAGGCTCATCGACGACTCGTGATCGAGGCCCGATCACGGTCATGGTGAGGGGGGCGTCGACCGCAGCGGTGTGTCCAGGGAGCGCTCTGCGCGCCCCCGGACGTCGGCGTCAGTCGGAGTCCGAGGTCACTGCCCCGATCCGGAGCGTCACCACGTCGCCGGCACACGCCCGCTCGGGACGGGGCACATACGCCGCGGCGTCCTCGCCGGGCGGGTGGACACGCAGACCGCGGACCTCGACCGGATCGCACCGGTCCGACCCGAGCGCACCGGTGTCCGAGGTGCGCAGGGTCGCGTGCGCGGAGTCGCCGGGAGCAAGTTCCACCCGTTCACCGGGCGGGCCGACCTCCTCGGCGTCCGGGCCGACCTGATGACCGTCGTCGCCGGCGACGTGCGCGACGGCCGGGAACCCCTGCAGCGCGCACACCGACTCCCCGGTGTTCGTGAACACCAGCGGCTGATAGCTCGACCCGGCCGCACCCTCGGCCTCTCCCAGCCGCACCGACAGCGCGGTCGTAGCGCAGTGCGGCGCCGTGACACCGGTGTCGCCGCTGAGATCACCCGGCCCGGGCACGATGGTCCGTACGCGGATCGTGGACAGCTCGCCCGAGCAGGAGACTCCGGGGGACGGTACGTACGCGGCCCCCTCGCTCCCCGGCGGGTACACCCGGAAGCCGCGCACCTCGGTGGGCCGGCACGCGTCGCGGTCGACCAGGTCGGCGTTCGTCACGCTGATGATCGCGTGTGCGGTGTCCCCGGGAGCGAGCTCGACCGCGTCGCCCCGCGGGCCGACCCAGGCGCCGGCGCGTCCGACCTGGTGTCCGTCGTCCCCGGCCACGTGGGAGACGCCGGCGAAGCCTCGCAACCGGCAGGCCGACGAGCCGGTGTTGGTGAAGACCAACGGCCGGTAGACGGTCCCCGTCGTGCCCTCCCCACGACCCAGCGTGATCGACAACGACGACGTCGGACACACCGGCGGCACGCCGGCGGCGTCACCACCCGGCGCGATCGGGACGATGACGCCGGGCCGCCCCGGCGGCGAGGTGGTCGTGGAGGTCGCCGCGGGTCCCGACGGCGTGCCGACAGCGGCTCCCGTCGTCGGCGCGACGGAGGTGGACGTCGGCGTCGAGGTCGTGACCGTCGAGCGGGCGACCGGCGAACCGGATGCGGGTTCCCCCGCCGCTCCGCACGCAGTCAGCGCGGCCAGCCCGGTCAGCGATACCAGTGCCAGCGCGGGCACGAGCCCTCGGACCCGCCGCCTCCGCGTGTCGCGCGTGTCCATCGTCCCTCTGTCGTTCGCTCGGCTCACGATCTCCCGTTCCCGTACCCCGCCTCGACCAGCTGCCATACCGGCGCCGACCTTGCGGTCACCTGACGACCGGTCGCCGACGGGCGTTCCGGGACGAGGTTCCGAGTCGCGAGGGCCTTGGTGTCCGCGAGGAGTCGGCGCGGCTCTGTGTCGTAGGACAGGAGTCGATCTCATCGTGCGCGGCCCGACATCTGGCCCCATGAAGCGGCCCATGCCGGGTGTGATCGTGTCGGGCGCTAGCGGTTCTCGGCGATGCGCGCGGTTCGTGGACCGTCCAGGACCGGAGGCCACAGAGCAGCGACCCGACAGAGCCGATCGGGCACGATGACGCCGTACCACCCACGATCGCGGGTGGGAGATCGGATGCCCAGACCGGCCGCGGTTGCATCGTCGGTGAGCTCGGCGAGCGCGAAATCGCCCTCGATCGCCTCGACCCGGCGGAGCTCACGCTCGACAGGGGCGCCGTATCCTCCGATGAGCTCCGTGGCCAGGCCTGGCCGCCCAGGAACCGGTGTCAGCGCAGCAGTGGGCGTCAGCAGGGTCTTGCTGACGGCGATCGTGTCGACCTCGACCGTCCCGCTGCGCCCGGACCGCAAGATGCCCGGGGCCGGGGAGGAAACGACCGCGACCCATGGCGGTGGATCCACGCTGGCCGTGAACTCGTTCCCGCGGAGCGCGACGATCCAGGCATTCACGGCCGTCTCGGCCAGAGGCTGGTCGACTGACACTTCCTGCCCCACTCGCACCGCGGCGGCCTGATCAGCCTCGACACGCCCGGTCAGCGTGGACCCGTCCGACACGGTCGCGCGAGCCGAGAAGCCCTCGATCAGACCGCCGATGATCGTCGGGGCCGAGCAACGGCCGGTCACCTGAGAAAATGTGATCCCGACGAACAGACCGGCCGCCAGAATTCCCAGACACAGAGCCAGAACCGCTGCCGGTCCCACACGTGCTCGTGCCACCCGATGACAGTAGTTCGGGCGCACTCGGTGACCACGCGCACCGAGTGACTCTCAGAGCATGGGAGACGAGCCCTCAGCGCAGCGCCTCCGGGTAGGGCACGAACTGGAGTTGGCCGTTCGTGGTGGAGCCGGTGGTCACGGTCTCGCCGGTCGTGGGGTCGACGGCGACGCTGTTGGGCTGGCGCACCGTCGGGATCGAGACCTGGTGCTGGACCTGGGTTCCCGAGAGCGTGAGCCCGAGGAGTTCGTCGGTGCCGGTGAGCGTGACCCAGAGCGTGTGGCGGGCGGTGTCGTAGGCGTCGCCGTAGGGCTTGGAGCCCGCTCCGGTGGGGATGGTCGCCACCTGCCGGGGCCCGGTGGGGGTGGCCTCGAAGCCGAGGACGGCATCGCCGTTGGTGTCGTTGACCCAGAACAGGCCGTCGTCGCCGGCCACGGTGTGGGTGGGACCGGCGCCGCAGTTGGCGGTGCCCACGGTGTCACCGGTCGCGGTGTACTCGGTGATCTGTCGACCCCGCACTCCCACTCCGACGGCGTAGCGGCCGTCGGAGGTCGCGGCGCCCCCGCCGGGCTGCAAGGGGGTCGGCACGGTGCGGACGACCCGGCGGTCGCGGATGATGGAGAAGGAGTTGCCGAACTCGTTGGCCACGAAGATCGTGCCCTCCCCGACGGCGAAGGCCTCGTGGGGTGCTGGTCCGGTCGTGGGCACCGTGTCGTCGATCTGCCCGCTGGGCAGGTCGATCACCGACAGGGTGCCGTCCTTCTCCCCGGCCGAGAGCGCTGGGCCGTCCGGGCCGGCCAGGGTCAGGTGCCGCCCCTCGCTGCGCAGGGGGACGAACCTCGGAGTCGTGGTGGTCGGGCCCTGGCCGCCGGGGGTGATGGGCAGGATGTCGAGTCCGTCGGGGTTGCGGACGTTGACCGCCACCGTGCCCGCCGCGGTCACCGCGATCCCTTCCGGCGCGCCTGCCAACGGGATCACCGTGCCCGGCAGCGAGGCCCGCGCGGGCGGAGAGACGGCCGGTTCGGGCGCTTCGGC contains:
- a CDS encoding alcohol dehydrogenase catalytic domain-containing protein — its product is MKALCWEGVNKLAVERVPDPRIQNAGDVIVKVRYTTSCGSDLHLLGGYIPAMEAGDVIGHEFTGEIVEIGPEVTKHSVGDRVVVVSFIGCGTCWYCDNDLWSLCDNTNTNPGIGQALWGYEPGGIFGYSHAMGGFMGSHAEYVRVPFADQGAFTVPEEVDDLSAVFASDGVPTGWMGAHLGGVQPGDTVAVWGAGGVGQMAARAATLLGAEQVIVIDRLPERLAMTKKHVGVETIDYSRTDVGAELRERTGGRGPDVCIEAVGQEAHTTGPAYLYDYVKQQLRLENDRPLAIREAIMACRKGGSVFSLGVFAGLVDKFPLGALMNKGLTLRGAQQHGQRYLPMLLDRMAKGEITTSHLATHVMSLDDGPRGYDIFKNKEDGCVRAVFQP
- a CDS encoding putative quinol monooxygenase is translated as MAEPVTVGLLVRIEALPGRESDVENFLRQGLNLVEQEPGTVRWFALRFGPSSFGIYDAFPDDDGRRTHLSGAVAQALQDNTGVLFTAPSIEPVDVIAEKSPI
- a CDS encoding zinc-binding alcohol dehydrogenase family protein, which gives rise to MRAVAYRRPGGADVFEDVEVPVPAPGPRDLVVAVRAVSVNPVDIELRAGKDPGGEPHILGYDAAGVVRGVGAEVEMFSPGDEVYYSGSTARAGTDAQVHVVDERIVGPKPRTLSFAEAAALPLTTIVAWETLFDRFGVDADSTGTLVVIGAAGGAGSMVIQLARALTGLTVIGTASRPESQQWARDLGAHHVVDHSGDLGEAVAAVAPDGVDLVFSSRTGGMIETYERMLRPGGAICAIDGPEGLELLPLKNKSITFHWELMFTRPLYAPDDMVVQHNLLETVAGLVDAGTLRTTLTCEVGPLDATTLRQAHELVEAGHMVGKVVLTVDS
- a CDS encoding Na+/H+ antiporter, translated to MVVEIVAVVAGLVALTAMVRAGARRIGVPDPIALLVVGAAVSWVPGVPPLRIDPDLVLVVLLPLLLYCAAFAASLPAFRRHIRPILLLSVGLTIVSALAVGVVASAVVPGLGFAAACALGAAVAPPDAVAATAVARGIRLPRRVEALLEGESLFNDAAALTVLTVAVAAATGEGLTFAQASGQFLLSALGGLVIGGLVAAVMAWVRRRVRNPYTDVVVFLVAPFAAYLPADVVGASGLVAVVCTGLYLGHRATTIMEPGARVVTGSVRTAVSWLLEGIVFLLVGLKLRDVIAGLASTPLAVVITSSVAVVITLVVVRVVWLALTEQAIPAALGHRSATWGESTLTAWAGMRGAVSLAAVLTLPLVMPDGQAFPQRDLIVFLTFVVILATLLGQGLTLPLLARRLAGGGSEVATEARQEAHARREAADAALACLEDMEQDDRGGDEVVDQLRRRVQNRRHDADEQLAALESPSHTDGAGTADSDPQAFLEPRAATDNGQQELPRDTYRRYGQAMITAERSRLLSLRDEGNLTEAAFNRIQRELDLEQAALLVR
- a CDS encoding xanthine dehydrogenase family protein molybdopterin-binding subunit; protein product: MSITAQSMGTSHPRIEGPQKVAGTARYAFEYPVVRPLYLHPVQSTIARGRITAIDASAAEALDGVVAVITHENAVRLADTSDAEWSVLQTPEVGFRGQYVAGVLAEGSEIARQAAELVAVAYDQDTHVASLDEHSPDLYAPDVVNPAFATDESVGDPDAALAAAEYTVRQTYTTAMTHNNPLEPHTTIATWDAEGGRLTLFESTQGVVTTRKAVMSLFGLDADAVTVIAPHVGGGFGSKGNLHANTVLATLAAMAVPGRAVKYALTRQQMFDLVGYRTPTIQHVALGAEADGTLTAITHDVVEQTARYKEFAEQTATYSRSMYATPNRRTTHRLVPLDVGMASWMRAPGEAPGSFAAEVAMDELAVVAGLDPVELRVRNEPTVSPESGLPFSSRNLVACLRRGAERFAWSHRDPQPRARLVDGWWHGTGVAGSSYPVNTMPGSTAVIRFHHDPSLDPALGATGRYEVEIAAADIGTGARTVLTQIAADALGVPAEVVDVEIGDTALPTASLAGGSSGTGSWGATIADTADRFRDKWGSDPEDGAEADGAMPDNAYGDQYAMSAYGAHFVEIAVHADTGEIRVPRMLGVFAAGRIVNPTLGRSQFLGGMTMGLSMALHEQSVLDPRTGHVVNRDLANYHVVSNADVNSMEIDWIDEQDPYVNPMGTKGIGEIGIVGSAAAIANAAYHATGRRVRSLPLTVDDFIG